The genomic segment CGAGGGGGCGGTGCTGCTCCACGACCCGGCGAACCAGTGGCACGATATCGGTGAAACGGATGCGTCCTTCGAGAAAGGCCTGAACTGCTACCTCGTCACTGGCACTGAGCACGGTGGGATAGGTGCTTCCCGCCCGACCGACCTCGCGGGCCAGCTCGAGTGCCGGGAAGCGTGCCGGATCCGGAGCGAAGAATTCCAGTTTGCTGATGGTAGCGAGATCCAGCGGCAGAACCAATCCTGGTGGTCGTTCCGGATAGAGAAGCGCGTATTGGATCGGCACGCGCATATCTGGGTAAGCGGCGTGGGCGAGTGTGGAGCCGTCACGAAAGCTAACGATGGCATGGAGAATGCTTTGCGGGTGGATAACGACATCGATGAGCTCGAAGGGAAGGTCGAAAAGCCAGTGCGCCTCGATTATCTCGAGCCCCTTGTTCATCAAGGTCGCGGAGTCGATTGTAATCTTCGGTCCCATCCGCCATGTCGGATGGGCTAGCGCTTCCGCGGGAGTCACAGCCTCCAACCGCTCGAGGGGTGTTGTGCGGAAGGGTCCACCGGAGGCAGTGATGATGACTCGGTCGAGTTCCTCCCGGCGGTGGGGAATATGCAAGAGCTGCCAGAGCGCACTGTGCTCGCTGTCGATCGGTCGGATCGTGGCTCCATGCTCACTGGCTGTACGCATGAGGAGTTCGCCAGCGCAAACCACACTCTCTTTGTTGGCGAGCGCGATGCATTTCCCCGCGGCGGCGGCGGCCAAGGTCGGACGCACGCCAGCTTGACCAGCCAGGGCGATGACGACGATGTCCGCCTCGGTCAGGGTCGCGGCGGCGACCAGACCTTCCGGTCCACTCATCACGGTTGGTGCGGACACAGCCCGCTGCTCGGTCGGTTCGGCGACAACGACCAGACGTGGGCGATAGCGAGCGACTTGGCTCGCCAGGAGTGCGCTCTCACGCCGAGCAGCGAGCGCCACAACCTCGAAGCGGTCTGCGTGCGCGTCGACAACCTCGAGCGTTTGCCGCCCGATCGACCCGGTCGATCCCAAGATGCTGAGCCGGAGTCGCATCAGTTCCCTCCGGTGAGGAGTGTAGCAAGAAGCAAGGTGGCAGGAATGGTCACCAAGAGTGCGTCGATACGATCGACCACGCCGCCATGTCCCGGCAGGAGGGTACCGAAATCCTTGATTCCAGCTGCGCGCTTCATGTATGACTCAGCGAGATCGCCGAGTTCGGCAAGAAGAGCGATGATGACGCCGAATGCCGCACTCGCCCACGGTGACAGTGGGAGACCGAAGAGCATTCCAGTTGCCAGACCGATAACGAGACCGGTCACGCACCCGGCGACGGCGCCCTCCCAAGTCTTGCCCGGACTGACTCGAGGCGCGAGCTTCCGTCGGCCGAATCGCCGGCCGACCAGGTACGCAGCGATATCCGTGAACCAGGTGACTGCGAGGGCCCAGGCCAGCCATGCGAGACCGAGGGCAGTCGTCGAGGAGCCGGTGAGGTCAGCGATGGTCGTGATCCACAGTGCGCTCGGCCGCCCCTCCATCGCGCGGAGTACTTGACTCGCTGCCAGAGGGATGCCGAGGTAAGTCGCCGCGAAAGCTGCCAGCGTGCCTGCCTGCATCCCGTGTCGGAATTCGGTTCCCCACGTATGCCAGGCGAACGGGAGGAAGATCGAGAGGCTCACTGCTGCCGGAAAGAGTGTCTCCGGAAGGGGCGACGCTGCCAAAAGAATTGGCACGCTCCCGGCGAGGACGATACTCGGTACCGAGAGCGGCCTCTCGACCAGGTGACCCAAACCGGCGGCTAGTTCACGTGCACCGAGGAGAAGAACCGAAAGAAGCAGCATGAGCCAAGGATATGGCCCCAGTGCGAGCGGCACGACAGTCATCAATAGGACGATCGTTGCACTTATGGTGCGCTGGCGCACGGTTCCGAGGCCTGGTTCGATCGTTGCGTATCCCAGAGGCCCCCGAAACGGCGCTCTCGCCGTTGATAGTCTCTGATCGCTGCCTCGAATTCCTCGGGGGTAAAGTCTGGCCAGAGAGTAGGGGTGAAGTAGTACTCAGCGTAGGCTGCCTGCCAGATGAGGAAGTTACTCGTCCGCAGTTCGCCGGACGTGCGGATGATCAGGTCAGGATCCGGCATGCCGGCCGTGAAGAGGTACCGCTCGACGGTCGCTTCGTCGACCGCTTCGGGTGGAATGCCATCTTCGATGATACGTCGGATAGCTCGGACGATTTCGGCGCGGCCACCGTAGTTGAAGGCGATCGTCAAGATGATCCGATCGTTGTTCTTCGTTCGCTCGATGGCGTTTTGTATCTGCTTTTGAAGCTCGGGTGAGAGACCGTCGAGACTACCGATATGACGGAGTTGGGCGCCGTGGCGGTGCAACTCGTCCGTTTCGCGCTCGATGACCTCGCTGAGGATCTGCATCAATCCCTCGACTTCTTCTCTCGGACGGCGCCAGTTCTCCGTCGAGAATGCCCATAACGTGAGATAGCGAATGCCGAGTTCAGCGGCCTTGAACGTAATCGGTCGGATGTTCTCGGTACCAGCCCGGTGCCCAGCCAAGCGAGGCAACCCTCGCCGGGTCGCCCAGCGACCGTTCCCATCCATGATGATCGCGACATGCGTGGGGACAGGACCGCATGGCGAGTCGCGAGTGTCTTGGGGATGGCGATCAGACTTCGAGGATGTCATGCTCCTTCTGCTTTCCGAGTTTGTCAGCTTCGGCTATGTACCGGTTCGTCAGATCCTGGAGCCGTTGCTCGGCGCGTCGCTCGTCGTCCTCGCTGATCTGCTTCTCTTTGAGAAGTTTCTTGATATCGGCGAGGGCATCGCGGCGGATGTTTCGGATGGCAACCTTGGCCTCCTCGACGTGCTGGTGGACCATTTTCACGAGCTGTTTGCGGCGTTCTTCAGTCAGCGGTGGCAAGAGCACACGCAAGGTCTGGCCATCGACAGAGGGATTAAGACCGAGTTCCGATTGGCGAAGCGCCTTCTCGACTGCGCTGACGGCGCTACTGTCCCAGACCTGAATGACGAGGAGACGCGATTCCGGGGCGGTAATGCTGGCGAGCTGATTGAGCGGCATCGGGGTGCCGTAGTAATTCACTGCGAGATGCTCGATGAGACTGGGGGATGCACGACCGGCACGGATGCCGGACAGTTCGTTTCTGAGAAGTTCCAAGCTCTTCTTCATGCGATGTTCAGCATCGCGGAGAATGTCGTCGATCATCGCCCGAACTCCCTTCGATGACCGACCGTTCGATTACGCGTAGGCCGACGTACCGGAACAAACGAGCGTGCCGACTTCGTGGCCAAGTGCTGCTTTCTCAATATTACCTGGCACGAGCAAGTCGAAAACGATGACTGGGAGGTCATTTTCACGACACAAGGCCAGGGCTGACTGGTCCATCACCCGGAGATTCTTCTCGAGCGCTTCTTGATGAGACACGACTCGATACTTGCGCGCGCGTGGATTGCGACGAGGATCATCGTCATAGACACCGTCGACGCGGTACTTGCCCATCAAAAGGACGTCACAATTGAGTTCGACGGCGCGCAGTGCTGCGGCAGTATCGGTGGTGAAGTAGGGATTCCCGGTTCCGCCGGCCAGAATGACGATACGCCCCTTTTCCATATGTCGGATCGCGCGCCGGCGGATGTATGGTTCGGCGACCTGGTGCATTTCGATCGCAGTCTGGACGCGCGTCGGCACCCCTTGTCGCTCGAGTGCGTCCTGGAGGGCAAGTGCATTGATGACGGTTGCGAGCATACCCATGTAGTCGGCGGTAGCTCGATCCATACCGCGTGCACTCGCGGCCAGTCCGCGCCAGATGTTCCCACCGCCGACAACGAGCGCGATCTGAATTCCCCTCGCCGCGACCCGCGCGATCTCCTCGGCGAGGCGAGCCACCACGCCCGGATCGATGCCATAACCGACGTCACCCATCATCGCCTCGCCGGAGACCTTCAAGAGCACGCGTCGGTACGGTCCGCGGGTGCTCGAGTCGTTCGCTCGCATCATGCCTCGTCGCTACCGAGCTCGAAGCGTGCGAAGCGCCGGACACGGATATTCTCTCCCAGGCGTGCGATCGCCTCCTTGATGACCTCCTCGACCGTGCGCGAAGCATCCTTGATGAAGGGCTGCTCGAGGAGAACAACCTGCTGGATGAACTTCTCGGCAGACCCAGCCTGGCGTGCCCCTTCCTCGAGTACCTCAGGTGGTACGTCCTCGACGGCCACGTAGCGCGGTGCAGTAGCAGCAACCTGCATTGCGAGGTCGTGAACGAGTTGCTTGAACTCGTCGGTACGCGCGACGAAATCGGTTTCGCAGTTCACCTCGATGAGCGCGCCGATGCGCCCGCCACCATGGATGTAGGCGTGCACCAAGCCCTGGCTCGTTGCGCGACCGGCCTTACGCGCAGCTCGCGCCAAGCCCTGCTGCCGGAGGATCTCGGCGGCACGCTCCATGTCACCGCCCGCCTCTTCGAGCGCCCGTTTCGCGTCCATAATGCCAGCACCAGTACGCTCGCGCAATTCTTTGATCATTTCGGTCGTGATCGTCACGCTGTCCCTCCTCGTCACCGCGGTCCTTCGGACACAAAGTGGCCGGCTTGTCGATGCCGGCCGATCGGAAAACCGTCATCAATACTTGTGCTTCGGCAAACGCGCCTCGAGCGAGCTCTGCTCCTCTTCTTCGAGTTCCTCGTCGAAATCTTCTTGCAATTCCACGTACTCCTCGTCGAAGAGTTCGTAGGTTGGTGCCGCACGTTCTTCGAGTTCCTCCCGGAGGCCCTCCACGCTCTCGTACTGCGTTCGACCAGCGATGATCGCGTCCGCGATCCGGCTGGTGATCAAGCGAATAGAACGGATAGCGTCGTCGTTCGCCGGGATCACGTAGTCGACGACATCCGGATCGCAGTTCGTATCGACCATCGCAATGATCGGAATCCCCAAGCGCCGAGCCTCCGCGACCGCGATTGCCTCACGGCGCGGATCGACGACATACAGTGCGTCGGGCAGACGGGTCAGTCCGCGAAGTCCGCCCAAGGTTCGCTGGAGCTTTTGCAGTTCGCGGAGCTTTCGCATCTGCTCCTTCTTCGGCAAAAGCGGGAAGTTCGCGCTGTGGACTTCCTCCTCGAGCTGCACGAGGTAGCGCAAGCGCTGGCGGATCGTCACGAAATTCGTCAGGGTACCGCCGAGCCACCGCTCGATGACGTAATACTGCCCAGAGCGTTCCGCTTCCGTGCGCATGATCTCCTGGGCCTGCTTTTTTGTCCCGACGAAAATGAAGATACCACCACGAGCTGCGATCTCGCGAGCGAAGGTTTCTGCTTCACCAAGCAAACGAGCGGTTTGGCGCAGATCGATGATATGGATTCCGTTGCGTTCCCCGAAGATGTACGGGCGCATCTTCGGGTTCCAACGCTTCGTCTGGTGCCCGAAGTGCACCCCAGCCTCGAGAAGAGCCTTGAGAGGAAGCTGTTCCGTTTCGTGTTCGGTGACCGACACGGCTCCTACTCCCTACTTATAGCGAACCGGTGTTCGACTTCCGCACCCTTCGTCCCACGTATCGACCGCGCCGAGCACTGGCACGGCACACCGAACGTGGTCCAGGCACGTGTTGATTCCGGCACCAGGGCCGGCGCCACGAGTATACCATGCCAGCTCCGTGGGCTTACCGGGCAAGTTCCAAGTAATCGGCGACCACGTACCCGTTCTGGTCGCCGTACTTCACTGGCCACCAGACATAGCTGTCAGCCGATACCGAGTCGCCGATCACCGTGAGTTCGGTGCCCTCCGGCAGCTGCGCGACGATATCGGCGTTGGTACTCGGAGCTGCCCGCAGGTTGACTCCTGCGCCGTCGGTGTTCGTGACCACGACCGTTGCACCAGGTCCGATTGTGGTGCGCGCTGTCGGTGATGCGACCGCGGTCGGCGTCGACGCTGACGGAGGAGTGACGACGACCAGTCCGGACGGTGTTCCAGCCGGTGTGGGAGTGGGCCCGGTGATCACTTGTGAGGTGGCAGTTGGGATGACCTCTGAAGCGTTGCGGCCCAAAAGTTGGTTGAGCCAAAACCAGGCCAGGCCGAGCATCAAGATGACGCCGAGTACGGGGGCAGCGATGCGAAGATAGTCCGTCCAATAGCGGTCATCTGTCTGGTACGTGAAAGATCGTTCGCTGCCGAAAGGTGTTCCTCCGGTCGGACGACTACTGTACGGTGGAATTGTTGGTTCCTCATGCTCGGGTTGGTGGCTCGTCGGAGGCTCGTCCCGGAAGAAACTCATGGTTATCCCTCGCTCTCGTCCTGCATCCGACTGGCCACTTCTCCCGACCCCCCCTGTCGTCGCCCACTCGCGCACGACCTGGAACTCGTGCGTTGCTTCCTCGGTGGGTTCGCGTGGTGGTTGCTCGGCAGGTTCCCAGTAGTTGGTCATCCCGCGGTCGCAATCGAGGTCGTCCTCACTGACGAGATGACTCTGGTGCGGTGCATACAGGAGCGGGTGACGGCACCAACCTTTTCGCCACAGCGGCGCTGGCTCGAAATACCTGCATGTTCCGCACTTGCGCTCGATCGACATCCTCGTACCGTCTTTCCACCCGGAGGCGTCCACGTCGCCTTCGTCGCCTCAGTATAACGCAGCGTTCGCCAGTCCTTTACGACTCGAGCGATTCGGTTTCCACCATACGTCCACTCGTCGAACGGGAATCCAACGGTGAACTCGCAGTGGGAAGAAGATTCGGATCGACGGTCATCGAAAGTTCGCCTTCACAGCGGCCGCCCTCCTCGATGACGAGCAGTCGTGTTGTAATCGTTCCTGCGACGAGGCCGGTCTTCAGAACGTGGAGTTTCCCGCGGCAATCGATCGTGCCGCGCAGCGTCCCGGCCACCGTGATGCCCCCCGCTTCGACCGTCGCATCGACACGCGCTCCTTCGGCGATCTGCACCGATCCCTCACAGCGGAGCGTCCCCCGCAATTCTCCCTCGATGCGAATGTCACGACTCGAGGACAAGGTGCCATCGACCGATGTGTACCGGTCGATCAACGTCAAGCTCTCAACCATGCGAGACACCGGGCCGGTCATCGGCTCGAACATAGACGACCTCCCGTCTAACGATCGCTGGCATCGGCTGCGCCCATCTTCAGCTTGCCGGACAGTCGTGCTCCCTCATGGACCACGAGAGTCGGCGCCTGGACTTCCCCGATCACCTGCCCACTCGCGTGAATCTCGAGTCGTCCGCGTGCCTCGATTCGGCCCTGAACCGTGCCGTGCACGACGACGTTCTGTGCGGAGATTTCTGCGTCGACCGAGGCACCTTCGGCGATGGTCACATCGTGGCTGGCGCGGATCGCTCCTTTGACCTGACCGTGGATGATAAGGGAACCTTCGGTCTGGAGTGTCCCCTCCCATCGTGCATTGGCTGCGACGACGCTGAGCGCTCGGTCCATGGCTGCAAGCGATGAGCCACGGGGCACGGCCTCCGTTTGCGGATACGCCGGTGGACGCTGGTAAGTAGGCAGCACGGGTTCCTGTGCCGCTGGTGCCGGTAACTCCTCGTCGGGGGCGATCTCCTCATCTTCGAGGGACGCCTGCTCGAGGTGCTGCCGAAACTGTGAGAGCGGTCGCTCGATGGGATCGCGTGACTCGCGTCGGAACATCATCGTACTCCTTTCGTTCCCCGGTTCGGACAGTGCGGTGGCCGGTTCGGCGTTCAGTGTACACTCACAGTCGACGGGAACGGTTCGTGCTGGCCTTCCCCATGACGTGGGCAGTATAGCAGGGGTGTACGGACACTGTCAGCACCGATCAATGCCGGGAGGTCAGACCGATGCCGAGGAGCGGCATCGCGGAGTACACTGACGCCATGGAAGAGCGCAGTAACCTCCGTCGCATCGCATGGTGGTTCGGTGGAATCGTCGTCGGATTCAAGGTGTGGACGGTCCTGCTGGTCATCGTGTTTTCAGTCGATTGGCCGACGGCCTGGTATCTGATCTTCAGTCATCTTGCTTGGTTTCTCGGATTGCTGGTGCTGGGTTCGGGGCCTTTCCTCTTCTGGTATCGCCTGTTCCGGGTACGGCGCCGTCGTGAACAGTTGCTGCGAGCGGAATGGGAAATTTCCGAACCGACCGAGTACCGTCGAAGTCGTTCCTGAGGACAACGGTGCGCCCGGCAGGACTCGAACCTGCAACCTTTTGCTCCGGAGGCAAACGCTCTATCCATTGAGCTACGGGCGCTCGTTCCAGGATCCTACTATAGCACGTGAGGCCCCGTAGGGACAAGGGGAGTGGGGACTCGCCAGCAGGAGCGGTGTGGTCAGAACGGCCGTTCGGGGCGACCGCGTGTCTGCGCAGGGAGATACGATGCTACCAGCGGTGCTGGGGTGGTGCGCGTCTGCCCTCGGTTACACCGTCTCGCGCTCAGGAGTCGTATCCGAGATGTACTTGACACGGGGCCCGCAGCGTGGTACGCTGGCGTTTTGCGAAGAGGTGGCACGCGCGCATGCGGCGGCGTGACGCACAGCGAAGCGATCGATGGGGCCAGCCGAGCGGCTTGCGGCTGCTCGGGTTCTGGTTTTTCGCGCGACTGCAGCGCGTTCTCGGGCGGTTCGTTGCCGCCCGTGTCTCGTGATCTCGCTGCGTGTACCCCATCATCCCGGTAGGACATCGGCAATCCGTGGCAGCGAAGGGGAGTGAAATGGCCGTGACGACAGGGACGACCACGACGGTATCGTCCGGAATCCGTCAGGTGCGGTCGAATCTCGGTATCGGCCGGATTTCTTTCTCGCGTATTCCAACCGTGCTGGAGATGCCCAATCTCATCGAACTCCAGCTCAAGTCGTTCGAATGGTTCAAGAATGAAGGAATGCGGGAACTCCTGGAAGAGATCTCACCGATCATCGACTACAACGGGAAGCTCGAATTGCACTTCCTGCGGCACTGGTTCGAGAAGCCCCGCTACTCTCCCGACATTTGTCGGGAGCGGGACATGACGTATGCAGCCCCGCTGTACTTCCGTGTCCGGCTCGTTATCCGGGATACGGGCGAGGTCAAGGAAAGTGATATCTATATCGATGATTTCCCGATGATGACCGAGACGGGCACGTTCGTCATCAATGGTGCCGAGCGTGTGGTCGTCTCGCAACTGGTTCGCTCGCCAGGAGCGTACTTCGAGCTCGAGACCGATCCTGCCACAGGCCGGCAGCTTTGTATGGCCAAGCTCATCCCCTCGCGCGGGGCGTGGCTGGAGTTCGAGACCTCGAACCGTGACGTCCTCTCGGTGAAGATCGACCGGAAGCGGAAGCTGCCGGTTACAGTCCTGCTCCGGGCAGTGGGCTATGGCACGGACGAGCAGCTCTATGACTTGTTCGCCGATGTCGACACCGATCCGGATCACCGGTACATCGCGGCGACGATCGAACGCGACCGAACGAAAAGCCGCGAAGAAGCGCAGATGGAGATCTACAAGACGTTGCGTCCGGGCGATCCGCCATCCCGCGAAAATGCAGCGGCCCTGATCGAGCGTCTCTTCTTCAATGCGCGCACGTATGACCTTGGAAAGGTCGGTCGCTACAAGCTGAATAAGCGACTCGGCCTTTCCGTGGCGCCGGATGTCCGCATTCTCACGCCGGAAGACTTCGCTGCGGTCGTCCGCACGATGATTCTCGTCAATCGTGGCCTCGACCGACCGGATGATATCGACCACCTGGGCAACCGGCGCGTGCGGACGGTCGGTGAGCTGATCCAGATGCACTTGCGCACCGGACTGCAACGGCTCGAGCGCGGCATCCGCGAGCGGATGACGATCGTCGATATCGAAACGGTCACCCCCGCGAGTCTGATCAGCAGTACGCGACCGCTGCGCGCTGCGATCAAGGAGTTCTTTGCCGGGAGCCAGCTGTCGCAGTTCATGGATCAGACGAATCCGCTTGCGGAACTGACGCACAAGCGCCGCGTGTCGGCGCTCGGTCCGGGCGGCCTGAACCGCGAGCGGGCTGGTTTCGAGGTGCGGGACGTCCATGACTCGCACTACGGTCGGATCTGCCCGATCGAGACACCGGAAGGACCGAACATCGGACTGATTACGTCGCTCGCCACCTACGCGAAAGTCAACGAGTACGGTTTCATCACGACCCCGTACCGGCGGGTGTACCGAACGCTCGAACTCCCGACGCAAGCTGATCTCGTGGTCGGGCAAGTGATCCGGACTGATGTCGTCGATCCAGCAACTGGCGAGGTCTTGGCTCTGCGGGGGACGGCGGTCGACCCGGCATTGCGCGACCGTTTGCTCGCAGCCGGCGTGACGCGCGTGGACGTCGTGCCGTTCGTCAGCGACGAGGTGGAGTACCTCACTGCCGATCAGGAAGAGCACTACACGATCGCTCAGGCGAATACCCCGCTGGACGAAGGGATGCGCTTCGTCGCGACGCGTGTCGAAGCACGGCGAGCGGGGAAGTTTGTCATCGAGGTGCCGGAGAAGATCGACTACATGGACGTCTCGCCGAAGCAGGTGGTTTCGGTGTCGGCAGCCCTTATCCCGTTCCTCGAGCACGACGATGCCAACCGGGCACTGATGGGCGCCAACATGCAACGGCAAGCCGTACCGCTGTTGCGTCCTCGCGCGCCGATCGTCGGAACCGGTGTGGAATACCAGGCGGCACGCGATTCGGGTCAGGTCGTTGTAGCGCAGAAGGGTGGCATCGTCAAGTCCGTCACAGCCCGCCGCATCGTCGTGCTGGAAGACGACGGGAACGAGCGCGTCTACGAGCTCCGGAAGTTCGTGCGCTCCAACCAGGATACGTGCATCAACCAGCGCCCGATTGTTCAGAAGGGACAGCGTGTCGAGGCGGGCGACGTGATCGCCGACGGCTCGAGCACCGAGAACGGTGAACTCGCGCTGGGCCAGAACGTACTGGTGGCGTTCATGTCCTGGGAGGGCGGCAATTTCGAGGACGCGATCCTCATCAGCGAGCGCCTCGTGCGCGACGACGTGTACACGTCGATCCATATCGAGAAGTACGAGTGCGAGGCGCGCGACACCAAGCTCGGGCCGGAAGAGATCACTCGCGACATTCCGAACGTCGGCGAGGATAGCTTGCGCAATCTGGACGCCGACGGCATCATCCGCATCGGCGCTGAAGTCCGTCCGAATGACATCCTGGTTGGGAAGGTCACGCCGCGTGGCGAAACCGAACTCTCGGCTGAGGAGCGTTTGCTGCGCGCGATTTTCGGTGAGCGAGCGCGCGACGTGAAGGATACGAGTCTGCGCGTTCCGCACGGAGTGCATGGCATCGTCATCGACGTTAAGCGGTTCCGCCGCGACGACGAGAACGGTGTGGAGCTTCCGGCGGGCGTCAACGAGATGGTGCGCGTGCTGATCGCGCAGAAGCGGAAGATTTCCGAGGGTGACAAGATGGCGGGTCGGCACGGAAATAAGGGAGTCGTCTCCCGTATCGTGCCGATCGAGGACATGCCGTACCTGCCGGACGGCACGCCGGTGGACATCATTCTGAACCCGATCGGCGTTCCGTCGCGGATGAATCTGGGGCAGATCCTGGAGACACACCTCGGCTGGGCAGCGCACACGCTCGGGATCAAGGTGGCGAGCCCGGTGTTCGACGGGGCGAAGGAAGAGGACATCCGCGAACTGCTCCGCAAAGCTGGTCTACCGGAGGACGGAAAGGTCGAACTGTACGATGGTCGGACGGGCGAAAAGTTCGATCGACCAGTGACGGTCGGCATCATCTACATGATGAAACTGGTGCACCTGGTCGAGGACAAGATCCATGCTCGCTCGACCGGCCCGTACTCGCTCGTGACGCAGCAACCACTCGGCGGGAAGGCGCAGTTCGGTGGTCAGCGCTTCGGCGAGATGGAGGTGTGGGCATTGGAGGCATATGGCGCTGCCCATACGCTGCAGGAGATGCTCACTGTCAAGTCGGATGACGTCGTCGGACGCGTCAAGACGTACGAGGCGATCGTCAAAGGCGAGCCGATCGTCGAGGCAGGCGTTCCGGAGTCGTTCAAGGTGCTCGTCAAGGAACTCCGGAGTCTCGGCCTTTCGGTCGAGGTACTCAACGAGGACGAGGAACCGATCGAGTTCGGCGAGGACCACGGTCGAGAGCGCGAGATTCTCTCGCACCTCGATCGTATCAATCTGAGCGGCTTCGAACGCACGGAAGAGTGACGAGCAGGAGTGAGAACGCATGAGCACCGTCGCACGACAGCGGGACACGCGGAAAACCGTCGACGTCAACCACTTCGAGGCGATCCGGATCGGCCTGGCCTCACCGGAGGCGATCCGAAGCTGGTCGTACGGTGAGGTAACCAAGCCAGAAACGATCAATTACCGGACGCTCAAGCCAGAGCACGGCGGCCTGTTCTGTGAGCGGATCTTCGGCCCGACTAAGGATTTCGAGTGCTACTGCGGCAAGTACAAGCGGCAGCGCTACGCCGGAACGATCTGCGACAAATGCGGCGTCGAGGTCACGCGTTCGAAAGTCCGCCGCGAGCGGATGGGGCATATCGAGCTGGCGGCGCCGGTTGCCCATATCTGGTACGTGAAGGGAACGCCGAGCCGACTCGGCCTCTTACTCGATATCACGCCACGGAATCTGGAACGCGTGCTCTACTTCGCCTCCTATCTGGTCACACGTGTGGACGAGGCGAAGCGCCAGGAGCTCATCGAGCACATCCGGCAGGAACTCGAAGCGGAGCTCGAGGAACTCGATCGCCAGCTCGAGGCGAAGCGTCGCGAGTTAGAAGAGGCGCAGTCGGCCGAGCTGACGGTGCTCCGTGAGCGACGCGTCGGGCTCGAGCGCCAGGCGCGCGAGCGTGCCATGGCCGAAGTCGAGCGGGTTCGCCGGCAGGCGGCCGAGGTCCGCGAGCGCTTGCAGCAGTTGCTGGGGGCAGTAGCGGAGAACGATATCGAGTTCGCGGGACGCCTGATTGTCGCACAGGGTGAACGAATTGCGGAGCGCCATCTCCTCCTGCTGGATGAAGTGGAGCAGGAGGCGGTCAGCGAGGCCGAACGCCTCGGTCGCAGCACGGTGAGCGGAGAACAGGCGCTCGTGGAGGCTGAGCAGGAGTTGCTCGCCGCGCGCCTTACCGACCAGCTTGCGTCTTTCCAATCAGAGATCGAGCGCCAAAAGCAGGATCTCCGTGCGGAAGCCGACGAACTGATTCGCCAGGTTCAGGAGATCCGCGAGCTTCAGGTCCTCACCGAACAGCAGTACCGCGATCTCCTGGAGATCGCGCCCGGTGTGTTCGAAGCGAA from the Thermomicrobium sp. 4228-Ro genome contains:
- the dxr gene encoding 1-deoxy-D-xylulose-5-phosphate reductoisomerase, whose translation is MRLRLSILGSTGSIGRQTLEVVDAHADRFEVVALAARRESALLASQVARYRPRLVVVAEPTEQRAVSAPTVMSGPEGLVAAATLTEADIVVIALAGQAGVRPTLAAAAAGKCIALANKESVVCAGELLMRTASEHGATIRPIDSEHSALWQLLHIPHRREELDRVIITASGGPFRTTPLERLEAVTPAEALAHPTWRMGPKITIDSATLMNKGLEIIEAHWLFDLPFELIDVVIHPQSILHAIVSFRDGSTLAHAAYPDMRVPIQYALLYPERPPGLVLPLDLATISKLEFFAPDPARFPALELAREVGRAGSTYPTVLSASDEVAVQAFLEGRIRFTDIVPLVRRVVEQHRPLGAPLTLDAILEADQWARCVTEEEIARLAVHR
- a CDS encoding phosphatidate cytidylyltransferase, which produces MTVVPLALGPYPWLMLLLSVLLLGARELAAGLGHLVERPLSVPSIVLAGSVPILLAASPLPETLFPAAVSLSIFLPFAWHTWGTEFRHGMQAGTLAAFAATYLGIPLAASQVLRAMEGRPSALWITTIADLTGSSTTALGLAWLAWALAVTWFTDIAAYLVGRRFGRRKLAPRVSPGKTWEGAVAGCVTGLVIGLATGMLFGLPLSPWASAAFGVIIALLAELGDLAESYMKRAAGIKDFGTLLPGHGGVVDRIDALLVTIPATLLLATLLTGGN
- a CDS encoding isoprenyl transferase: MTSSKSDRHPQDTRDSPCGPVPTHVAIIMDGNGRWATRRGLPRLAGHRAGTENIRPITFKAAELGIRYLTLWAFSTENWRRPREEVEGLMQILSEVIERETDELHRHGAQLRHIGSLDGLSPELQKQIQNAIERTKNNDRIILTIAFNYGGRAEIVRAIRRIIEDGIPPEAVDEATVERYLFTAGMPDPDLIIRTSGELRTSNFLIWQAAYAEYYFTPTLWPDFTPEEFEAAIRDYQRRERRFGGLWDTQRSNQASEPCASAP
- the frr gene encoding ribosome recycling factor is translated as MIDDILRDAEHRMKKSLELLRNELSGIRAGRASPSLIEHLAVNYYGTPMPLNQLASITAPESRLLVIQVWDSSAVSAVEKALRQSELGLNPSVDGQTLRVLLPPLTEERRKQLVKMVHQHVEEAKVAIRNIRRDALADIKKLLKEKQISEDDERRAEQRLQDLTNRYIAEADKLGKQKEHDILEV
- the pyrH gene encoding UMP kinase, with protein sequence MRANDSSTRGPYRRVLLKVSGEAMMGDVGYGIDPGVVARLAEEIARVAARGIQIALVVGGGNIWRGLAASARGMDRATADYMGMLATVINALALQDALERQGVPTRVQTAIEMHQVAEPYIRRRAIRHMEKGRIVILAGGTGNPYFTTDTAAALRAVELNCDVLLMGKYRVDGVYDDDPRRNPRARKYRVVSHQEALEKNLRVMDQSALALCRENDLPVIVFDLLVPGNIEKAALGHEVGTLVCSGTSAYA
- the tsf gene encoding translation elongation factor Ts; amino-acid sequence: MTITTEMIKELRERTGAGIMDAKRALEEAGGDMERAAEILRQQGLARAARKAGRATSQGLVHAYIHGGGRIGALIEVNCETDFVARTDEFKQLVHDLAMQVAATAPRYVAVEDVPPEVLEEGARQAGSAEKFIQQVVLLEQPFIKDASRTVEEVIKEAIARLGENIRVRRFARFELGSDEA
- the rpsB gene encoding 30S ribosomal protein S2, producing MSVTEHETEQLPLKALLEAGVHFGHQTKRWNPKMRPYIFGERNGIHIIDLRQTARLLGEAETFAREIAARGGIFIFVGTKKQAQEIMRTEAERSGQYYVIERWLGGTLTNFVTIRQRLRYLVQLEEEVHSANFPLLPKKEQMRKLRELQKLQRTLGGLRGLTRLPDALYVVDPRREAIAVAEARRLGIPIIAMVDTNCDPDVVDYVIPANDDAIRSIRLITSRIADAIIAGRTQYESVEGLREELEERAAPTYELFDEEYVELQEDFDEELEEEEQSSLEARLPKHKY
- a CDS encoding SH3 domain-containing protein; translated protein: MSIERKCGTCRYFEPAPLWRKGWCRHPLLYAPHQSHLVSEDDLDCDRGMTNYWEPAEQPPREPTEEATHEFQVVREWATTGGVGRSGQSDAGRERGITMSFFRDEPPTSHQPEHEEPTIPPYSSRPTGGTPFGSERSFTYQTDDRYWTDYLRIAAPVLGVILMLGLAWFWLNQLLGRNASEVIPTATSQVITGPTPTPAGTPSGLVVVTPPSASTPTAVASPTARTTIGPGATVVVTNTDGAGVNLRAAPSTNADIVAQLPEGTELTVIGDSVSADSYVWWPVKYGDQNGYVVADYLELAR
- a CDS encoding bactofilin family protein, with translation MVESLTLIDRYTSVDGTLSSSRDIRIEGELRGTLRCEGSVQIAEGARVDATVEAGGITVAGTLRGTIDCRGKLHVLKTGLVAGTITTRLLVIEEGGRCEGELSMTVDPNLLPTASSPLDSRSTSGRMVETESLES